DNA from Plectropomus leopardus isolate mb chromosome 11, YSFRI_Pleo_2.0, whole genome shotgun sequence:
TGAGCAGATAATGAAGACAAATGTACAATATCAatcactgtaaataaaatataaaataatcgttaaaaaatcataaattataataaagcaatataaaacaatgttgttttgtgttcttcttcttcttcttccctccTGTAGAGGCTCCTAACAGGAAGTACTGCACCTAAACATATATTATCAATGAGCTGCACTAAACTACAGTTAAATGACAGAAAGGAACCAAAGAGAGATGCTACGTAGGTAAATAAAATCCCAAAATCTGACTAAGACTGAGCAGTTGTTTAAGATTTATAGCAACTCTCAGGCACTGAAAAAGATAAATCAGTGGAAAAAGTTAAAAGGGGAAATGAGATTAAGGATTATAACATAAATTGTAGAACTTTAATACTTTGCTATCAGATGTCCAAAGTTGGACgtgaattaactttttttttaaagtgatttggGGCTTAAGTTACTCTTTAACTTAAAGACAGACCTCTATCGTCTATTAAATAAAGAtgcaaattgttaaaaaaaaaaaaaaagaaaaagaaatgtagtgCAAGTTTTATGCTTTTCAACCATGATTGTCAGGTTTGAAATCTGAGTATTGTCAGCTTTtcggttaaaataaaaagtcttttCTCTCGGTGTCTGTTATGTAACCTGTGTGTGcgtctctcctcccctctgtcAGTGGTGTGATTTCAGACCTCTGCTCCTCACTGCCTGAGCTCCGTCGCTCTGCGGTGCTATATAGTGTCATGGTGGGACACAACTTCCTATTGGTGCTCTAGACCAGTGCCACCCTTCCCCCAGAGGAAAGCCACGTccccctttgtgtgtgtgtgtgtgtgtgtgtgtgtgtgtgtgtgtgtgtgtgtgtgtgtgtgtgtgtgtgtggagagagagagtgtgtgaagGCTGCAGTATCACTGCCTCAGCTGTGTGTGGACTCTGGTCTCTCAGGTTGTGTGAGGAGAAGGAAACTCTGGCACTTTGCACATGTTTCAACTATGGACCAGAACTTGGTGAGAATTAAACCTTCAATTATTCcacttatttatctttttcagTGCTTGAAAGTTAACATAATCATTGAAAAACTGCTGCCTCAGtcagattttgagattttattcaCCAGTGTAGCatttctcttttattcatttctgttgttttaactGTAGTTCAGTGCAGCTTGTTGataatgcatgtttaaaatatgtttttttattttttctgcagataGTTCCTGTGGTAGCGGCTGTTTCTGTGGTGATAGTGACCGTGCTGTACTTCCTGCtcggaggagagaagaagaagaagctgccCGTCACTCTGCAGGACCCAACGCTCAAATATGCTCTTCCCCTCATAGAcaaacaggtacacacacaaacattaactaAAAAGCCACTAAAACATGGTTAATCATTGGACCCTTATTTCAGTTATCCGCATACAAACTGTCACAAAGTGAGAAATACAAATGAAATCCACCACCAAAGAGCTGTGAAACTTATATTTGTCTGTTCTGCATGTGTCATTACCTCATGTCTGACAGGGAGCACTTTTATTTATCTCATGTAACCTTTAAAAACttgggaaaattggtttgatttcaaaattttcaaaaacaggaaaaaaaggtaataagcaacttaGGAAGAACTGAGCCAGAAATTAGCAAACTATCAGGAAAAAGTAcagtaaaattacctgaaaattagcacacaaacatacatacacccacacaaaaaacgtaaagtaaaaaaaaaaaaaatgcttaaaaattaaaatcattctttaaaataattttaaatatataattatgttaaatatataGGTCTCCCTGGCTGTTAAAATTATGCACATTAAGCACATATATAAAccaaatatactgtataaagaTCACCCAGTCTTAAATAAAGTCTcaggacatttattttcaaagttaTCCAGGATgaccttgtttttgttctttttttgtctgactgtGTCCTTGTGCAGGAAATCAGCCATGACACAAAGAAATTTCGGTTTGGCCTTCCATCCACCAATCACATCCTTGGACTGCCAGTAGGTACTGAAACAGCTCTCgttgtcttttctctcctcagatAAAATTCCTCACAGCTAGAAAGTTTTTTTGGCCGTGTTTTAAGAAGTTTCTTTGGTGGGAAGTATAAGTGTTTACACACTCGTATCTGAGCATCATTTATGCACATCAGGCCTTAAACGTGCTGCACGCTGGCCTGAAAGTCTCTGAAATACGTCAATAACTCAaattaatgtttgtaaaacGATTTCACTAATTGAACTGCAacacatgaaatgaaatacTTGCTGTAGGTAATTTATACTCTCCATGTGTCATTTGTCTACATGTATTGTATTAGTACTACTATACTTTTAGAGtaatttttgaatgtttttgatgttttagatTAGAGTTTCGTTGCAGGATGAAATTTATTTTGGTAAACTTCATGTCATTTAATGTCTGGGCCCATATTTACAAGCTTGGAACAGAATATCAGGGCGTCCCATTTCACACGTTTAATCTGACtcaaaatcatgtttgtatctttatttttacCGACTCTGTGAATAAACTGAATGATACGAGGTGATATAGAGGCGAGTTATGTGGtatggaaagttaaaaaaaggtcaCTGAAGAGGTGAGCGAAGAACTTAAAACAAATCTTAAATGCAGGTTGTTTTATTCCCAAGACAGTCCTCACGCTTCTCTCATGCTTCAATATTTTCCCACATTACCCCGTCTGATCCACCACCTCACCCGTCctcccctctgtcctctgtcctctgtcctctgtcccctGCACCAGGTCAGCACGTGTACCTGTCAGCCAGAGTGAACGGCAGTCTGGTGGTCAGAGCCTACACTCCGGTATCCAGTGACGAGCACCAGGGATACGTCGACCTCGTGGTCAAGGTGATCGAGAGGAGGGATCACAATTTTAGgggaaaattaaatttcaaaatgtatagCGTTTGTACCACCAGAGACAGTTTTTGTTTATCAGTCTGTGGAGTTagaacagttttaatgtggaaCTAAAACAATGTCCAGacataaatcagtttaaaataatgtataaaaacatgattttcatgagGCGCGTGGATGAGGAGCAGGTTGACGATCACCAGaggttactgtttatttatttggttacttatttattttttcctagtttatcttcctctttttttctgtaaataataatgtgaaattGTAGATTTTAGACTTTGAGTGTGTggatatatatttaattaattacagtacaggtttaaattaataaggaagctggttaattaaaagTCAATGATTTATGGAGAAGGGGTCggattaaatatgtttttacttcctctcactcctttttctaatatataaattaagttatGACTATTTCTTTTGatctatgttttttattgtctgtaaatattacttttttgtctgtcctttctttgtctgtgtctccttttttacatgtttgaatcAAATCAAAGCACAGCACTTTATATTATCACTTTAGAAAGACTTTAAAAGATGTAATGAATGCCAAGAAGTGAATTTTAATGCCCCGGAGAGGCAATAATGAGACCAAACCAAacagttttgtcctttttggtAAAAACAGGTGTACTACAAGAACTGCCACCCATCCTTCCCAGACGGAGGGAAGATGTCCCAGTATCTGGACAACATGGCTATTGGAGACGCCATTGACTTCAGAGGACCCAATGGACTGCTTGTGTACAAGGGGAATGGTATGgagtgagtgtgcatgtgtggaaatacgcaaaaaaaattataaatatgaaaaatataaaaagtaataatggtAATCCTAATAATAACACTTTAGTATGTGTTGATCTGCAGCCACCAGCAGATGTCactgctgcaaaacaaacaaacacaatctaATCTgacacttcctgtctgctgctCAGGTCAGTTTTCCATCCGACCAGACAAGAAGTCGGAGCCAAAAGTTCGGAAGTTCAAGCACATTGGGATGATCGCCGGTGgaacaggtttgttttttttatagcacaAAAGCTGCACCCAAAGCTGTAATGTAGTTTGACTGTCGGGACCATTTGACGGTGTCctctttcactttaaaaaaagacactatttgttttaaccctttgcaaccagGATagacataatttttcttgtgctgcattcaggcaccTTTTAATAGCACTGaaatctttaaaacctgagtgaattggttgatttcttcaaaaacctgaaaataaagaggcatgagcaacttggcaattaatttcccacaaattgactgaaatgagcaaaagttgacaagaaaatgacccgaaaatttGCCTTATTTAGGAGAgagaagtgttttgttttttttaaattaacaaaaacaaaaatagatgtccagagaagaagaattattgaaactttatatttgttttaattttaattatttatttcatactCTTGGTAATTTTCGTgcatgtttttgctaatttcttgcacttttttgggtcatgtccggttaagttgctcgttggcttctttctatgttttttttttttttttgaaaccaagccagtttgctcaacttattttttttttttaagttggctGAATTTAAGACAAgttaaatcattacaaaattttctcaacttatcatctcaaaagaacaaaaaatcaatttttcaataaaaaaaagtttctgtttaCAGTGTTGCAGCTTCACCGTTaaactataaatataaagtCTTCTACATTTTTCATCCTCAGAGActaattttaatgtctttgacGCCGCAGGTATCACTCCTATGCTGCAGTTAATCCGCAGCATCACAGCAGACCCCAGTGACAACACCACGTG
Protein-coding regions in this window:
- the LOC121949702 gene encoding NADH-cytochrome b5 reductase 2 gives rise to the protein MDQNLIVPVVAAVSVVIVTVLYFLLGGEKKKKLPVTLQDPTLKYALPLIDKQEISHDTKKFRFGLPSTNHILGLPVGQHVYLSARVNGSLVVRAYTPVSSDEHQGYVDLVVKVYYKNCHPSFPDGGKMSQYLDNMAIGDAIDFRGPNGLLVYKGNGQFSIRPDKKSEPKVRKFKHIGMIAGGTGITPMLQLIRSITADPSDNTTCSLIFANQTEKDILLRDELEEVKKNHPEKVKLWFTLDKPPQDWSYSSGFVTHDMIKDHLPAPSNDVLVVLCGPPPMIQYACLPNLDKLGHETDNVFAY